Genomic window (Streptomyces liliiviolaceus):
CGCATGTCCGTCCAGTTCTCCTCGACATGGGCGAGGCACGCGGCACGCGTCGCCGCGCCGAAGACGGTGGACCATCCGGCGGGTATGTCGATGTCCGCGGGCCACAGGGAG
Coding sequences:
- a CDS encoding MbtH family protein, translated to MNNPFDDESGSYLVLTNAERQHSLWPADIDIPAGWSTVFGAATRAACLAHVEENWTDMRPASLVAATNGA